The Caulifigura coniformis genome includes a region encoding these proteins:
- a CDS encoding DEAD/DEAH box helicase, which translates to MSEFDIPPAESPDPAFTIEPAPSPLDRNDFAVDVPVTGMNAALRRPLKCDAFPVPLLDRAGFVPSWRPYWPKVKTFGLTFPEGMTFLPPKEEKEPTRKVTPPKPPAEGAERPKPTRIKPPSDALSLEDRLFYVLQPPLESWLKGQELVMPFEPFQYQFEGIAWLFSQKAALLADEMGLGKTMQTITAIRLMLRAGQVRRVLLCCPKPLIPNWQREFKTWAEEIPLTTLEGDGPRRQMLWKLPGAIVLLCNYELLVRDFQALMKEGGGTTHDGLGRAHSDVNYNVGTGNGEGVDLPKFDLVVLDEAQKIKNRDSVTSVTARAVPRKRSLALTGTPIENRPEELAVLFEFMGVIPPNGAPDIRQLSKLAKEYVLRRTKNLVMKDMPPRLDRDEYIELSPAQRNAYDTVQKDGVMQLNEMGEQVTVQHVFELVMRLKQIANYEPVTGESTKLERVVADMEEIAASGGKAILFSQWTKTLLWLNERLQDYGPLMYHGGIPTPKREPILAQFKEDPSKHIILMSYATGAVGLNLQFAGYVFLYDRWWNPAIEDQAINRAHRIGCKSQVIVSKFICKDTIEEKIDKVLKEKRDLFARVLGEGDDENASLSMSAGEIFGLFDLKARTPKGPKRIAPRAA; encoded by the coding sequence GTGTCCGAATTCGACATTCCGCCTGCAGAGTCCCCCGATCCCGCGTTCACCATCGAGCCGGCGCCGTCGCCGCTCGATCGCAATGATTTCGCCGTCGATGTTCCGGTCACCGGGATGAACGCGGCGCTTCGTCGTCCTTTGAAGTGCGACGCTTTTCCCGTCCCGCTGCTCGATCGCGCGGGGTTCGTACCGAGCTGGCGGCCCTACTGGCCGAAGGTGAAGACGTTCGGGCTGACGTTCCCGGAGGGGATGACGTTCCTTCCGCCGAAAGAGGAGAAGGAGCCGACACGGAAAGTCACACCGCCGAAGCCGCCGGCGGAAGGGGCCGAGCGTCCGAAGCCGACGCGGATCAAGCCTCCGAGCGATGCGCTGTCGCTGGAAGACCGGCTGTTCTATGTGCTGCAGCCGCCGCTGGAATCGTGGCTGAAGGGGCAGGAACTGGTGATGCCGTTCGAGCCGTTCCAGTACCAGTTCGAAGGGATTGCGTGGCTGTTTTCTCAGAAGGCCGCACTGCTGGCCGACGAGATGGGGCTGGGGAAGACGATGCAGACAATCACGGCCATTCGCCTGATGCTGAGGGCGGGGCAGGTGCGTCGCGTGCTGCTGTGCTGTCCGAAGCCGCTGATCCCCAACTGGCAGCGCGAGTTCAAGACGTGGGCGGAAGAGATTCCGCTGACGACGCTCGAAGGGGACGGCCCGCGGCGGCAGATGCTGTGGAAGCTGCCGGGGGCGATTGTGCTGCTGTGCAACTACGAACTGCTCGTCCGAGATTTCCAGGCGTTGATGAAGGAAGGAGGCGGTACGACGCATGACGGGCTGGGGCGCGCTCATTCCGACGTGAACTACAACGTGGGAACCGGGAACGGCGAAGGGGTCGACCTTCCGAAGTTCGATCTCGTGGTGCTGGACGAAGCCCAGAAGATCAAGAACCGCGATTCGGTCACTTCGGTGACGGCGCGGGCCGTTCCGCGCAAACGGAGCCTGGCGCTGACCGGCACGCCGATCGAAAACCGGCCGGAAGAGCTGGCCGTGCTGTTCGAGTTCATGGGGGTGATTCCGCCGAACGGCGCGCCGGACATCCGGCAGCTTTCCAAGCTCGCGAAAGAGTACGTTCTGCGCCGCACGAAGAACCTGGTGATGAAAGACATGCCGCCGCGGCTCGATCGCGATGAATACATCGAGCTCAGCCCGGCGCAGCGGAACGCGTATGACACGGTCCAGAAGGACGGTGTGATGCAGCTCAACGAGATGGGCGAGCAGGTGACGGTGCAGCACGTGTTCGAACTGGTGATGCGGCTGAAACAGATTGCGAACTACGAGCCGGTCACCGGCGAATCGACCAAGCTCGAGCGGGTTGTCGCGGACATGGAAGAAATCGCAGCCTCGGGAGGGAAGGCGATTCTCTTCAGCCAGTGGACGAAAACGCTGCTGTGGCTGAACGAGCGGCTGCAGGATTACGGCCCGCTGATGTATCACGGCGGCATCCCGACTCCGAAACGCGAGCCGATTCTCGCACAGTTCAAGGAAGATCCGTCGAAGCACATCATCCTGATGAGTTACGCGACGGGGGCTGTCGGCCTGAATCTGCAGTTTGCGGGCTACGTGTTCCTGTACGACCGCTGGTGGAATCCGGCGATCGAAGACCAGGCGATCAACCGGGCGCACCGCATCGGGTGCAAGAGCCAGGTCATCGTTTCCAAGTTCATCTGCAAGGACACGATCGAAGAGAAAATCGACAAGGTGCTCAAGGAGAAACGGGATCTGTTCGCGCGGGTTCTCGGCGAAGGCGACGACGAAAACGCGTCGCTCAGCATGTCGGCCGGGGAAATCTTCGGGCTGTTTGACCTGAAGGCGCGGACGCCGAAGGGGCCGAAGCGGATTGCGCCCAGAGCCGCGTGA
- a CDS encoding alpha-2-macroglobulin family protein, producing MLRPASLLVLACFVLGGAWSLTAEQPAPVDSRKAALKAQADGNFRDAFKLFEKLCLDPANSTSQVVHDLENAVQCLARLQRIQDVDAFLEKVVEKHPEQWIALAGVAIQYGALEHQGHLIAGVFHRGYAQQGGQFVSAQQRDYVRSLQLLEAARKLIPEDAGATDVARFYRQYGRIISPSRRGDAWKLQVLTDFKTLPDYEPAHRWGRRGGWGGGGDKGAPVDAEGNPVFYSVPKSFDDARNDGERWRFCLEQAAARDSSLRSEVDWEFADFLQSQFGVQNLRQEGFHLPAPEEGEKGDPRANVWSLHTLTDEETICRLATGPKRFTLPEEFNPLARFKTILSGDNKEYAATASDRIASIYEDRQQYAKAAAVWKEAIPKFGNENNGRQARLDQIVKPWGQFEASMTQPAGEGATLDFKFRNGKKLSLEAWPIRVDLLLADMKAHLKSNPQNVDWQQIQLDQVGYRLVQENQIRYLAARNAEWSVDLEPRDGHFDRRTTITTPLQQPGAYLVTAKLDGGNISRIVVWVADTAIVKKAINDGAWYYLADSVSGAPIPNADVEFFGWRQEYRNGAKRHQVLTRNFAEKTDANGQIVPNTKLQEDGYQWMAIANTGKRLAYLGFTGVWRNGYSLDSLNDTKVVLITDRPVYRPDQKVEFKFWVRPVSYDLTPEQSKAFANQKFTIRLTDPTGVEVWKKPFTADAFGGFSGEHLLPKDAKLGSYSLNIVDHPRIGGGGQFRVEEYKKPEFMVEVDAPTAPVALGDKVTATIRAKYLFGAPVTQATVKYKVERTAHTERWFPRGEWDWLYGPGYWWFASNDTWYPGFARWGCFAPRLSWIPWNPEPPELVLDAEAPIGPDGTLKIEIDTSLAKALHGDEDHSYKISAEVVDASRRTIVGGGNVLVAREPFRVFVWLNRGHYRAGDMIRASVQARTLDGKPVSGKGKLTLFKVAYDKDGKPTEQNVGEWAVDPNEQGELTQEIKAADAGQYRVAYSLTHTAEGNEAVTKEGAYLFVVRGENFNGSDFRFSDLELVPDKKEYAPGETMQLLVNTDRLKSTVMLFVRPVNGVCKEKPQFLKLEGKSTAVPIAVAQADMPNFFIEAVTIANGQVHSITKEIVVPPVKRVLNVDVKPSSEKYKPGQKAEVEVKLTELNGEPFQGSIVMSIYDKAVEYISGGSNVPDLREHFWKWRRSHHPSTESSLARWGSNLLREKEVAMQDLGAFGGMVVEQDFEMFFGRDRSNLGTRGRAMTKSMAPRGMMFGGVAEGMPMPAAAPMDALSLADGLAAGGAAGGELVQPTVRTQFADTAFWKGDITTDANGVAKVDLTMPENLTGWKIRTWAMGEGTRVGEATQEVTTSKDLLVRLQAPRFFVEKDQVVLSAIVHNYLPHEKTATVELLLDGDNLAIEYGDKGADGDRLLSTPQQSQLVRTIPANGEARIDWLVKVAKEGEAKVTMKALTDEESDAMQMTFPVYVHGMLKTESFSGVVRANEDSGKITIKVPADRRPEESRLEIRYSPTLAGAMVDALPYLVDYPYGCTEQTLNRFLPTVITQNVLKSMKLDLAKIRDKRTNLNPQEIGDDAARAADWARITKDWHREMKNPVFDEAEVELMVKTGVADLTSMQCSDGGWGWFSGFGEHSWPHTTCVVVHGLQIAQQNGVAVVPETMTKGIEWLKRYQDEQVRLLLVGERIEKKEIKAEPGLKFRSQAGDMDAFVYMVLVDADVASAEMQRFLYRDRTKLSLYSLGMFGLALHKQQQIEQRDMVIRNIDQFVKTDDENQTAYLDLPNRNSYWWFWYGDTIEANAYYLKLLTKVNPQDPKASGLVKYLLNNRRNATYWNSTRDTAVCIEAMAEYLKASGEATPNMQVEVWIDGDRKQSVEITPEVLFGFNNKFIVLGADLKDGEHVVELKKSPLNGATSKPGPLYFNAYLTNFTLEDPIKAAGLEIKVGRKFYRLNQRKEATDVVQGSRGQAVDQKTLKYDREELKDLAQVTSGDLIEVELEIDSKNDYEYVIFEDLKAAGVEAVDLQSGYTSGGLGAYVEYRDERVAFFLRTLSRGKHSVSYRVRAEIPGQFSALPTRAYAMYAPELKANADEYKLKIADKPE from the coding sequence ATGCTGCGCCCGGCTTCACTGCTGGTTCTGGCCTGTTTTGTTCTCGGAGGAGCCTGGTCATTGACCGCTGAACAGCCCGCTCCCGTCGATTCTCGCAAAGCGGCCCTCAAGGCACAGGCCGACGGCAATTTCCGCGATGCGTTCAAGTTGTTCGAGAAGCTGTGCCTCGACCCGGCCAACTCGACATCCCAGGTCGTTCACGACCTTGAGAACGCCGTGCAGTGCCTCGCCCGGCTGCAGCGGATTCAAGATGTCGACGCCTTCCTGGAGAAGGTTGTCGAAAAGCATCCCGAGCAATGGATCGCGCTGGCCGGGGTGGCGATTCAATATGGGGCGCTCGAGCACCAGGGACACCTCATCGCCGGCGTGTTTCATCGCGGATACGCGCAGCAGGGGGGGCAGTTCGTCAGCGCGCAGCAGCGCGACTACGTCCGCAGCCTGCAACTGCTTGAAGCGGCGCGCAAGCTGATTCCTGAGGACGCGGGGGCAACGGACGTCGCACGGTTCTACCGCCAGTATGGCCGGATCATCTCTCCGTCACGGCGTGGAGACGCCTGGAAGCTCCAGGTGTTGACCGACTTCAAGACGCTTCCCGACTACGAGCCCGCGCACCGCTGGGGGCGGCGGGGCGGATGGGGCGGCGGTGGAGACAAAGGAGCGCCGGTCGATGCCGAAGGAAATCCGGTCTTCTACAGCGTTCCCAAGTCGTTCGACGATGCGCGGAACGATGGCGAACGCTGGCGGTTCTGCCTCGAACAGGCGGCCGCCAGGGATTCCTCCCTGCGGTCTGAAGTGGACTGGGAGTTTGCCGACTTCCTGCAAAGCCAGTTTGGAGTCCAGAATCTCCGCCAGGAGGGATTCCACCTGCCGGCTCCGGAGGAAGGTGAGAAGGGGGATCCGCGGGCCAATGTGTGGTCGCTGCACACCCTGACCGACGAGGAAACGATCTGCCGGCTTGCCACGGGTCCGAAGCGGTTCACGCTGCCCGAGGAGTTCAATCCGCTCGCCCGCTTCAAGACGATTCTCTCGGGAGACAACAAGGAGTACGCGGCCACCGCATCCGATCGCATCGCGTCGATTTACGAAGACCGCCAGCAGTACGCGAAGGCCGCGGCCGTCTGGAAGGAAGCGATTCCGAAGTTCGGCAACGAGAACAACGGGCGGCAGGCCCGTCTCGACCAGATCGTGAAGCCGTGGGGTCAGTTCGAAGCATCGATGACGCAGCCTGCCGGTGAGGGGGCGACGCTCGACTTCAAGTTCCGGAACGGAAAGAAGCTGTCGCTCGAGGCGTGGCCGATCCGCGTCGACCTGCTGCTGGCCGACATGAAGGCCCACCTGAAATCCAACCCGCAGAATGTCGACTGGCAGCAGATCCAGCTGGACCAGGTTGGCTACCGGCTCGTTCAGGAAAACCAGATCCGGTACCTGGCGGCGCGCAATGCCGAGTGGTCGGTCGACCTTGAACCGCGAGACGGACACTTTGACCGCCGGACCACGATCACGACACCGCTCCAGCAGCCCGGCGCCTATCTGGTGACCGCGAAGCTCGACGGCGGGAACATCAGCCGCATCGTGGTGTGGGTGGCTGACACGGCCATCGTCAAAAAGGCGATCAATGACGGCGCCTGGTACTACCTCGCCGACTCCGTCAGCGGCGCGCCGATTCCGAATGCGGACGTCGAGTTCTTCGGCTGGCGGCAGGAATACCGCAACGGCGCGAAACGCCACCAGGTGCTGACCAGGAACTTTGCAGAGAAGACGGACGCCAACGGCCAGATCGTCCCGAACACGAAGCTGCAGGAGGATGGCTATCAATGGATGGCCATCGCCAATACCGGGAAGCGGCTGGCGTACCTCGGATTCACGGGCGTGTGGCGGAACGGCTACAGCCTCGACTCGCTGAACGACACTAAAGTGGTGCTGATCACCGACCGGCCCGTCTACCGGCCCGACCAGAAGGTCGAGTTCAAATTCTGGGTGCGTCCTGTCAGTTACGACCTGACGCCCGAACAGTCGAAGGCGTTTGCGAACCAGAAGTTCACGATCCGGCTGACCGATCCGACGGGCGTCGAAGTCTGGAAGAAGCCGTTCACGGCCGATGCTTTCGGCGGCTTCTCGGGCGAACATCTGCTGCCGAAGGACGCCAAGCTCGGCAGCTACTCGCTGAACATCGTCGATCATCCGCGAATCGGCGGCGGCGGGCAGTTCCGCGTCGAGGAATACAAGAAGCCGGAGTTCATGGTCGAAGTCGACGCTCCGACGGCGCCGGTCGCGCTGGGGGACAAGGTGACGGCCACGATCAGGGCGAAGTACCTGTTCGGCGCGCCGGTGACGCAGGCGACGGTGAAGTACAAGGTCGAACGAACCGCGCACACGGAACGGTGGTTCCCGCGAGGGGAGTGGGACTGGCTTTATGGACCGGGCTACTGGTGGTTCGCTTCGAACGACACCTGGTATCCGGGGTTTGCGCGGTGGGGCTGCTTCGCGCCGCGATTGAGCTGGATTCCCTGGAATCCCGAGCCGCCGGAGCTGGTGCTCGATGCCGAAGCTCCGATCGGACCGGACGGCACTTTGAAAATCGAGATCGACACGTCACTCGCCAAGGCGCTGCATGGCGACGAAGACCACTCGTACAAGATCTCGGCCGAGGTCGTGGATGCTTCCCGCCGGACGATCGTCGGCGGTGGAAACGTGCTTGTGGCGCGCGAGCCATTCCGGGTGTTCGTGTGGCTGAATCGGGGGCATTACCGGGCGGGGGACATGATTCGCGCCTCGGTGCAGGCACGGACACTCGACGGAAAGCCTGTCTCCGGAAAGGGGAAGCTGACGCTGTTCAAGGTGGCCTATGACAAGGATGGCAAGCCGACTGAGCAGAACGTCGGTGAATGGGCCGTCGATCCGAACGAGCAGGGTGAGCTGACGCAGGAGATCAAAGCGGCCGATGCCGGCCAGTACCGCGTTGCCTACTCTTTGACGCACACGGCCGAAGGGAACGAGGCCGTGACGAAGGAAGGGGCCTATCTGTTCGTCGTCCGCGGGGAGAACTTCAATGGATCGGACTTCCGTTTCAGCGATCTCGAACTCGTGCCGGACAAGAAGGAGTACGCTCCGGGTGAAACGATGCAGCTTCTCGTGAATACCGATCGGCTGAAGTCGACGGTGATGCTGTTCGTGCGTCCGGTCAACGGCGTCTGCAAAGAGAAGCCGCAGTTCCTGAAGCTGGAAGGCAAGAGCACGGCCGTGCCGATCGCGGTCGCCCAGGCCGATATGCCCAACTTCTTCATTGAAGCAGTGACGATTGCGAACGGTCAGGTGCATTCGATCACGAAGGAGATCGTGGTTCCGCCGGTGAAACGCGTGCTGAACGTCGACGTGAAGCCTTCAAGCGAGAAGTACAAGCCTGGTCAGAAGGCGGAAGTGGAAGTGAAGCTGACCGAGCTGAACGGCGAGCCGTTCCAGGGCTCCATCGTGATGAGCATTTACGACAAAGCAGTGGAATATATCTCCGGCGGGTCGAACGTCCCTGACCTGAGAGAGCACTTCTGGAAATGGCGGCGAAGCCATCATCCGTCGACCGAGAGCAGCCTGGCCCGCTGGGGATCGAACCTGCTGCGGGAGAAAGAAGTCGCGATGCAGGATCTGGGGGCATTTGGCGGGATGGTTGTCGAGCAGGATTTCGAGATGTTCTTTGGTCGCGACAGATCGAACCTGGGGACTCGCGGAAGGGCGATGACAAAATCGATGGCTCCGAGAGGCATGATGTTTGGCGGCGTTGCGGAAGGCATGCCGATGCCGGCGGCGGCTCCGATGGATGCGCTGTCACTCGCCGACGGCTTGGCGGCGGGTGGCGCCGCGGGTGGCGAACTCGTGCAGCCAACTGTACGAACCCAGTTTGCGGACACGGCTTTCTGGAAAGGGGACATCACGACCGACGCCAACGGCGTTGCGAAGGTCGACCTGACGATGCCGGAGAACCTGACGGGCTGGAAGATCCGCACGTGGGCGATGGGCGAAGGGACCCGCGTCGGCGAAGCGACGCAGGAAGTGACGACGTCGAAAGACCTGCTCGTGCGTCTGCAGGCGCCCCGGTTCTTTGTGGAGAAGGACCAGGTCGTGCTTTCGGCGATCGTGCATAACTATCTGCCGCATGAGAAAACGGCGACCGTCGAACTGCTGCTGGATGGAGACAACCTGGCGATTGAATACGGCGACAAGGGGGCGGACGGCGATCGCCTGTTGTCGACGCCGCAGCAATCGCAACTGGTGCGAACGATTCCGGCCAATGGTGAGGCCCGGATCGACTGGCTGGTCAAAGTGGCCAAAGAAGGGGAAGCGAAAGTCACGATGAAGGCGCTGACCGATGAAGAATCGGACGCCATGCAGATGACCTTCCCCGTCTATGTGCACGGCATGCTGAAGACGGAATCGTTCAGCGGCGTCGTGCGGGCGAATGAAGACTCGGGCAAGATCACGATCAAGGTTCCCGCCGATCGCCGGCCGGAAGAGTCACGGCTGGAGATCCGCTACTCGCCGACGCTGGCGGGGGCGATGGTGGATGCGTTGCCGTATCTCGTTGACTACCCGTACGGGTGTACCGAGCAGACGCTCAACCGCTTCCTGCCGACGGTGATCACGCAGAACGTGCTGAAGTCGATGAAGCTCGACCTGGCGAAGATCCGGGACAAGCGGACTAACCTCAATCCTCAGGAAATCGGCGACGATGCGGCCCGCGCGGCCGACTGGGCCCGCATCACGAAGGACTGGCATCGCGAGATGAAGAATCCGGTCTTCGACGAGGCCGAGGTCGAACTGATGGTGAAGACGGGTGTGGCCGACCTGACGAGCATGCAGTGTTCGGATGGCGGGTGGGGTTGGTTCTCCGGCTTCGGCGAGCATTCGTGGCCGCATACTACGTGCGTTGTGGTGCATGGTCTGCAGATCGCGCAGCAGAACGGCGTGGCGGTCGTTCCCGAGACGATGACGAAGGGGATCGAGTGGCTGAAGCGTTACCAGGACGAGCAGGTGCGCCTGCTGCTGGTGGGCGAACGGATCGAGAAGAAGGAGATCAAGGCCGAGCCGGGGCTGAAGTTTCGCAGCCAGGCGGGCGACATGGATGCCTTCGTTTACATGGTGCTCGTCGATGCGGACGTTGCCAGCGCCGAGATGCAGCGGTTCCTGTACCGCGACCGCACGAAGCTGTCGCTGTACTCGCTGGGGATGTTCGGCCTGGCGCTGCACAAGCAGCAGCAGATCGAACAGCGCGACATGGTCATCAGGAACATCGACCAGTTCGTGAAGACGGATGACGAGAACCAGACGGCCTATCTCGACCTGCCGAACCGCAATTCGTACTGGTGGTTCTGGTACGGCGACACGATCGAGGCCAACGCCTACTACCTGAAGCTGCTGACGAAGGTGAACCCGCAGGACCCGAAGGCGTCCGGACTGGTGAAGTATCTGCTGAACAACCGCAGGAACGCGACCTACTGGAACAGCACTCGCGATACGGCGGTGTGCATCGAAGCGATGGCCGAGTACCTCAAGGCCAGCGGCGAAGCGACGCCCAACATGCAGGTGGAAGTCTGGATCGACGGCGACAGGAAGCAATCGGTCGAGATCACCCCGGAGGTGCTGTTCGGCTTCAACAACAAGTTCATCGTCCTCGGGGCCGACCTGAAGGACGGCGAGCATGTCGTGGAATTGAAGAAGTCGCCGTTGAATGGGGCGACTTCGAAGCCGGGGCCGCTGTACTTCAACGCGTACCTCACCAACTTCACGCTGGAAGACCCGATCAAGGCCGCCGGCCTGGAGATCAAGGTCGGCCGGAAGTTTTACCGGCTGAACCAGCGGAAGGAGGCGACGGACGTTGTGCAGGGATCGCGCGGGCAGGCGGTCGACCAGAAGACGCTCAAGTACGACCGCGAGGAACTGAAAGACCTCGCGCAAGTGACGAGCGGAGACCTGATCGAAGTCGAACTCGAGATCGATTCGAAGAACGACTATGAGTATGTGATCTTCGAAGACCTCAAGGCGGCCGGCGTGGAAGCGGTGGACCTCCAGAGCGGATACACGTCGGGCGGACTAGGGGCTTACGTCGAATATCGCGATGAGCGGGTGGCGTTCTTCCTGAGGACGCTCAGCCGCGGCAAGCATTCGGTGAGCTACCGCGTGCGGGCGGAAATCCCCGGGCAGTTCAGCGCACTTCCGACGAGGGCGTACGCGATGTACGCCCCTGAGCTGAAGGCGAACGCGGATGAGTACAAGCTGAAGATCGCCGACAAGCCGGAGTGA
- the purD gene encoding phosphoribosylamine--glycine ligase codes for MKVLVVGQGGREHALVWKLKQSRLVTKVYCAPGNAGTGLDVENIDISAVDAERLVKFAKNEGIALTVIGPEAPLVAGVADAFMKAGLRVFGPTKAAAQLEGSKKFAKEVMRAAQVPTAEFRSFTDPDSAIQFVQEREEIGLVVKADGLAAGKGVTVCSTKAQAIEAIRDAMVKRVFGTAGDTVVIEERMSGPELSVLALVDGRTIVPLESAQDHKAAYDDDQGPNTGGMGAYSPAPIANQELMDEVIDKILIPTVHELRRQGIEYRGVLYAGLMLTSQGPRVLEFNTRLGDPETQPVLMRLKSDLFEVLCAAADGKLRDFQNLDWDPRPSVCVVMASEGYPGNYPKGKPIRGLDRASQLADTKVFHAGTAKHGPNIVTDGGRVLGVTALGDDISDAKRRAYEAVKCIRWEGAWCRKDISDKARAAQLEE; via the coding sequence ATGAAGGTTCTTGTCGTTGGACAGGGAGGGCGTGAACACGCCCTTGTCTGGAAGCTGAAGCAGTCACGGCTGGTGACGAAGGTTTACTGCGCGCCGGGCAACGCCGGCACGGGGCTCGATGTCGAGAATATCGATATCAGCGCGGTCGACGCCGAGCGGCTGGTCAAGTTCGCCAAGAACGAAGGGATCGCCCTGACGGTCATCGGTCCCGAAGCGCCGCTGGTGGCGGGCGTGGCGGATGCGTTCATGAAGGCGGGGCTGCGGGTGTTCGGGCCGACGAAGGCGGCGGCCCAGCTTGAAGGGAGCAAGAAGTTCGCGAAAGAGGTGATGCGGGCCGCGCAGGTTCCGACGGCGGAGTTCCGTTCGTTCACCGATCCCGATTCCGCGATCCAGTTCGTGCAGGAGCGTGAAGAGATCGGGCTGGTTGTGAAGGCGGACGGCCTCGCGGCCGGTAAGGGCGTCACCGTCTGCAGCACCAAGGCGCAGGCGATCGAAGCGATCCGCGATGCGATGGTGAAACGCGTTTTCGGGACGGCCGGCGATACGGTCGTGATCGAAGAACGCATGTCGGGGCCCGAACTGAGTGTGCTGGCGCTGGTGGACGGGCGGACGATTGTGCCGCTCGAATCGGCCCAGGATCACAAGGCCGCCTATGACGACGACCAGGGGCCGAACACGGGCGGGATGGGGGCGTACAGCCCGGCGCCGATCGCCAACCAGGAACTGATGGACGAGGTGATCGACAAGATCCTCATCCCGACGGTTCATGAACTGCGGCGGCAGGGGATCGAGTATCGCGGAGTGCTCTACGCCGGGCTGATGCTGACATCGCAGGGGCCGCGGGTGCTCGAGTTCAATACGCGTCTGGGCGATCCGGAAACGCAGCCGGTCCTGATGCGTCTGAAGTCGGATCTGTTCGAGGTGCTGTGCGCCGCGGCCGACGGCAAGCTCCGCGATTTCCAGAATCTCGACTGGGATCCGCGGCCATCGGTCTGCGTGGTCATGGCGTCCGAGGGGTATCCGGGCAACTATCCGAAGGGGAAGCCGATTCGTGGCCTGGATCGCGCCTCGCAGCTGGCGGATACGAAGGTGTTCCACGCCGGAACGGCCAAGCATGGGCCGAATATCGTCACCGATGGCGGCCGCGTGCTGGGAGTGACGGCGCTGGGCGACGACATCTCGGACGCCAAGCGGCGGGCGTATGAGGCGGTGAAGTGCATTCGCTGGGAAGGGGCGTGGTGCCGGAAGGACATTTCGGACAAGGCCCGCGCTGCGCAGCTCGAGGAATAG
- a CDS encoding thioredoxin family protein — protein sequence MPAYLLPDQAPTREEVDAFEGPVLLEFGTGWCGYCRAVAPIVDRLLAQHPQVHHLKVEDGSGRPLGRSFRVTLWPTLVFLRDGKVLQQSARPERNDIEQGLKSITTPQSAEA from the coding sequence ATGCCCGCCTACCTTCTCCCCGATCAAGCTCCCACTCGCGAGGAAGTCGACGCGTTTGAAGGGCCGGTGCTGCTCGAGTTCGGCACCGGGTGGTGCGGTTACTGCCGTGCGGTGGCCCCGATCGTCGACCGTTTGCTTGCACAGCATCCGCAAGTGCACCATCTCAAGGTGGAAGATGGTTCCGGACGCCCGCTCGGCCGATCGTTCCGCGTGACGCTCTGGCCGACACTCGTTTTCCTGCGCGACGGAAAGGTCTTGCAGCAATCGGCCCGGCCCGAACGGAACGACATCGAGCAGGGGCTCAAATCGATCACCACGCCGCAATCGGCCGAAGCCTGA